From the genome of Haloplanus vescus:
CTCGCCGACGCCCTCGACGAGGCGGAGGTCCGGCCGCCCGACGACACCCCTCTCGGCGTCGCCGCCGCGGAGTGTCGAGAGATGGCGGTGTCGTATCTCGACGACGGCCGTCACTTCCGCGACGCCGACGACCCGGTGAACGCCCTCGCCTCCTTCTCGTACGGGTACGGCTGGCTCGACGCCGGCGTTCGGATGGGGCTCTTTGCCGTGCCCGAGGAGACAGAACTGTTCACGACGTAGTCATTCGCCACGACGACGAACTTCGGCAACGTCCCGCCTGATACAAAAGTCGTCGAGCGGTGTCAGTACCGGTAGGTCGGCCCGTCGTCGCTGTCCTCGACTTCGATACCCAGCGCTTCCAAGTCGTCGCGCAGCTCGTCGGCCCGTTCGTAGTTGCCCGCGTCTCGTTCGGCCTCGCGCACATCGAGGACGAGTTCGACCAAGTCGTCCGCGAGATGGGCCTCGCCCGCATCGTCGTCGCCGAACTGGAGGCCGAAGACGCCCTCGCCGAACGCCTCGAACGTCTCGATGGCGCGTCGGAGGCCCACGTAGTCGTAGGTGTCGCCCTCGTCGACGTGGCGGTTGACCGCCGTCGCGAGTTCGAGCAACGCCGCCGTCGCCTCCCGAACCCCGAAGTCGTCGTTCATCGCAGCGGTGAACTCCTCGCGCGTTCGCTCGACGGCCGACCGCAGGTCGTCGGCCTCCATCTTCGTTCGAGCGTCGACGCCGTCGCAGGCCTCGACCGCCGCCTCGTAGGCGCGTTCGAGGCGCTCCCACCGTTCTTCGGCTTCGGTCATCGCCGCCGCGCTGTAGGTCTGTGACGACCCGTAGTTGGTCGAGAGGTAGAACGTCCGGATGACGTTCGGCCCGAACTCTGCGAGGGCGTCGGCGACGTAGAAGTAGTTGCCGAGGCTGGAACTCATCTTCTCGCCTGCGGTCTCGAGCAGGCCCGTGTGGATCCAGTAGCGGGCGAACTGCTCGCCCGTCGCCGCCTCGCTCTGGGCGATTTCGTTCTCGTGGTGCGGGAAGACCAAGTCGTGGCCGCCGACGTGGATGTCGATGGTGTCGTCAAGGTGGGTCGTGCTCATCGCCGAGCACTCGATGTGCCACCCGGGACGCCCCTCGCCCCACGGCGACTCCCACGTCTCGCCGCTGGGCGGAGAGTCGCCGAGCGGTCGGTCGTCCTTGCGGTGTTCGGCCACGTCGGATGGCGCGACGCCGCCAGCCTTCCAGAGTGCGAAGTCCGCGGGGTTGCGCTTCTCCGAGCGCTCGTTCGGGTCGCCTTGGGCCTCCATCTCGTCGAGTTGTTGGTTGGAGAGCTTGCCGTACTCCTCGAACTCGGTCACGTCGAAGTAGACGGAGCCGCCGGCCTCGTAGGCGTAGCCGCGGTCGATGAGCGTCTGCACGAGGTCGATAATCTCCGGAACGTGCTCGGAGACGCGGGGGTAGACCGTCGCGCGCTTCAGGTTCAGGCCGCGCATGTCCGAGAGGACGGAGCCGACGAACCCTTCCGCCACGTCGAGTTCGGACTCGCCAAGGTCGTCTTCGCCCACGCGGGCGACGATTTTCTCG
Proteins encoded in this window:
- the cysS gene encoding cysteine--tRNA ligase → MTLSVTNTLTGDREEFEPGDEEVLLYVCGLTVSDDAHLGHARVWTHADVMHRWLDHCGYDVRHVENFTDVNEKIVARVGEDDLGESELDVAEGFVGSVLSDMRGLNLKRATVYPRVSEHVPEIIDLVQTLIDRGYAYEAGGSVYFDVTEFEEYGKLSNQQLDEMEAQGDPNERSEKRNPADFALWKAGGVAPSDVAEHRKDDRPLGDSPPSGETWESPWGEGRPGWHIECSAMSTTHLDDTIDIHVGGHDLVFPHHENEIAQSEAATGEQFARYWIHTGLLETAGEKMSSSLGNYFYVADALAEFGPNVIRTFYLSTNYGSSQTYSAAAMTEAEERWERLERAYEAAVEACDGVDARTKMEADDLRSAVERTREEFTAAMNDDFGVREATAALLELATAVNRHVDEGDTYDYVGLRRAIETFEAFGEGVFGLQFGDDDAGEAHLADDLVELVLDVREAERDAGNYERADELRDDLEALGIEVEDSDDGPTYRY
- a CDS encoding DUF357 domain-containing protein — translated: MPADLIEKTDRYERMLADALDEAEVRPPDDTPLGVAAAECREMAVSYLDDGRHFRDADDPVNALASFSYGYGWLDAGVRMGLFAVPEETELFTT